Proteins found in one Amycolatopsis aidingensis genomic segment:
- a CDS encoding UDP-N-acetylmuramoyl-tripeptide--D-alanyl-D-alanine ligase, with the protein MIALTLAEIAEIVGGRLHHAKGTETVRAGVEFDSRKLADGGLFVALPGERVDGHSFAAQAVRAGAAGVLAARAVDAPAVLVPPPAEGEAHARSVALTGDTDGSGAAVLAALGKLARHVVTELSAGELTVIGVTGSSGKTSTKDLIAQLLEPLGPTVAPPGSFNNELGHPWTALRADAQTRHLVLELSARGPGHIAQLAAVAPPRIGVVLNVGSAHVGEFGSREGIARTKGELVEALPPEGLAVLNLDDPLVAAMAGRTRARVVGVGEHPDAQVRAAEVTLDEQARPAFRLVTPQGEAAVRLPLHGEHQIGNALAAAAVALELGSGVHEVAARLSAVQRRSQRRMEVGTSPDGITVLNDSYNANPESVRAGLKALASMSSGRRSWAVLGVMGELGADSVHAHDEIGRLAVRLNINRLVVVGEDAAAMHQGASHEGSWGEESVLVPDADAAIALLRDELRAGDVVLVKASKVAQLWRVADAVLAGGTAVSGGAA; encoded by the coding sequence GTGATCGCGCTGACGTTGGCCGAGATCGCCGAGATCGTCGGGGGCAGGCTGCACCATGCCAAGGGCACCGAGACGGTGCGGGCCGGGGTGGAGTTCGACTCCCGCAAGCTCGCCGATGGCGGGCTGTTCGTCGCGCTGCCTGGCGAACGGGTGGACGGGCACTCCTTCGCCGCGCAGGCGGTGCGGGCGGGCGCGGCCGGGGTGCTGGCCGCCCGCGCGGTGGACGCACCCGCGGTGCTGGTGCCGCCGCCGGCCGAGGGTGAGGCGCACGCCCGCTCGGTCGCCCTCACCGGGGACACCGACGGTTCCGGGGCCGCCGTGCTGGCCGCGCTCGGCAAGCTGGCCCGGCATGTGGTCACCGAGCTGTCCGCGGGCGAGCTGACCGTGATCGGCGTGACCGGTTCCTCCGGCAAGACCTCCACCAAGGACCTGATCGCGCAGCTGCTCGAACCGCTCGGCCCGACGGTCGCCCCGCCGGGATCGTTCAACAACGAGCTCGGGCACCCCTGGACGGCGCTGCGGGCCGACGCGCAGACCCGTCACCTCGTGCTGGAGCTGTCCGCGCGCGGGCCGGGGCATATCGCCCAGCTGGCCGCCGTCGCCCCGCCGCGGATCGGGGTCGTGCTCAACGTCGGCAGCGCGCATGTCGGTGAGTTCGGCTCCCGCGAGGGCATCGCCAGGACCAAAGGCGAGCTGGTGGAAGCGCTGCCACCCGAAGGGCTGGCCGTGCTGAACCTGGACGACCCGCTGGTCGCCGCCATGGCAGGCCGCACCCGCGCCAGGGTGGTCGGGGTCGGCGAGCATCCGGACGCGCAGGTGCGCGCCGCGGAGGTCACCCTGGACGAGCAGGCCCGCCCCGCCTTCCGGCTGGTGACCCCCCAGGGGGAGGCCGCGGTGCGGCTGCCGCTGCATGGTGAGCACCAGATCGGCAACGCGCTCGCCGCGGCCGCGGTCGCGCTGGAGCTCGGTTCCGGCGTGCACGAGGTGGCCGCGAGGCTGAGCGCCGTGCAGCGCCGCTCGCAGCGGCGGATGGAGGTCGGCACCAGCCCGGACGGGATCACCGTGCTGAACGACTCCTACAACGCCAACCCGGAGTCCGTGCGGGCCGGGCTGAAGGCGCTCGCCTCGATGAGCAGCGGCAGGCGATCTTGGGCGGTCCTCGGTGTGATGGGCGAACTGGGGGCCGATAGCGTGCACGCGCACGACGAGATCGGCCGTCTCGCCGTGCGACTGAACATCAACAGGCTCGTGGTCGTCGGAGAGGACGCTGCCGCCATGCATCAGGGCGCAAGCCATGAGGGTTCTTGGGGTGAGGAGTCGGTGCTGGTACCCGACGCCGACGCCGCGATCGCGTTGCTGCGCGATGAGCTGCGCGCGGGTGACGTGGTGCTGGTGAAGGCCTCCAAGGTCGCGCAGCTGTGGCGGGTCGCGGACGCGGTCCTCGCCGGTGGCACGGCGGTGTCGGGCGGTGCCGCGTGA
- a CDS encoding MCE family protein, giving the protein MKRLRERNQSAVGGVTLVLLGLIVITVYSAEDLPLFDNGTTYSAYFAESAGLAVDNEVQVAGVQVGEVDEVALDGKRVRVEFTVTGTRVGADSTASIEIKTLLGEKYLAVRPRGERPQDPAEPIPVERTRTPFELQDAFKELSGTVGEIDTGRLAQSFDVLSETLRDTPPHLRDALHGLSALSETVSSRDEELRMLLANTSRFSQTLAGRNEQLEKVIKDGNLLLTELQNRRDAIHRLLTGTQRLAQQLSGLVADNRQQLRPALEKLGTVTDVLQRNQDNLNRSLELLAPFTRLGANATGNGRWFEGYICGLLPPVINAGAAQINREGCTPPLAAPDQGVTGQGGG; this is encoded by the coding sequence ATGAAACGTCTGCGTGAACGCAACCAGTCCGCGGTGGGCGGGGTGACCCTGGTGTTGCTGGGGCTCATCGTGATCACCGTGTACTCCGCAGAGGACCTGCCGCTTTTCGACAACGGCACCACCTACTCGGCCTACTTCGCCGAGTCCGCAGGCCTGGCCGTGGACAACGAGGTCCAGGTGGCCGGGGTGCAGGTCGGCGAGGTGGACGAGGTCGCGCTGGACGGCAAGCGGGTGCGGGTGGAGTTCACCGTCACCGGTACCAGGGTCGGCGCGGACTCCACCGCCTCGATCGAGATCAAGACCCTGCTGGGGGAGAAGTACCTCGCTGTGCGGCCGCGGGGCGAGCGGCCGCAGGACCCGGCCGAGCCGATCCCGGTCGAGCGCACCCGCACCCCCTTCGAGCTCCAGGACGCTTTCAAGGAGCTGTCCGGCACGGTCGGGGAGATCGACACCGGCAGGCTCGCGCAGAGCTTCGACGTGCTCTCCGAGACCCTGCGGGACACCCCACCGCACCTGCGGGACGCCCTGCACGGCCTGTCCGCGCTGTCCGAGACGGTGTCCTCGAGGGACGAGGAACTACGCATGCTGCTGGCCAACACCAGCCGCTTCTCGCAGACCCTCGCCGGGCGCAACGAGCAGCTGGAGAAGGTGATCAAGGACGGCAACCTGTTGCTCACCGAGCTGCAGAACCGCAGGGACGCGATCCACCGGCTGCTCACCGGCACCCAGCGGCTGGCGCAGCAGCTGTCCGGGCTGGTCGCGGACAACCGGCAGCAGCTGCGGCCCGCGCTGGAGAAGCTGGGCACGGTCACCGACGTGCTGCAACGCAACCAGGACAACCTGAACCGCAGTCTCGAGCTGCTGGCGCCGTTCACCAGGCTCGGCGCCAACGCGACCGGAAACGGACGCTGGTTCGAGGGCTACATCTGCGGCCTGCTGCCCCCGGTGATCAACGCGGGCGCCGCCCAGATCAACCGCGAGGGCTGCACCCCGCCGCTGGCCGCACCGGACCAGGGCGTCACCGGACAGGGAGGTGGCTGA
- a CDS encoding MCE family protein — translation MLARKNRIQLLAFVVIAAVAVTYAGVNYAGLDRLLGTRGYLVTAQLEDSGGIFVNAEVTYRGVAVGKVTAMHLTEEGVAVSMDIESEAPPIPADTRAAVANRSAVGEQYVDLRPRHENGPYLTDGSVIPAARTSIPPSPDTVLGNLDRLVSSVDPQSLRTVVDETYDAFADAGPDLQQLLDSAGSFTAAATEHLPQTRALLADGRIVLDTQQRQAANITELASGLREIAAQLKTSDPDLRAVIDEAPKLGRQVSEVLATSGTDLGVVLANLLTTARITKVRTDAIEQLLVAYPVISAFSKSVTSGGEGHLGLVFNLFDPFSCTKGYEGTNQRPASDTSDAPPNTQAYCAEPPGSATGVRGAQNAPYAGKPVQVPDQPRKPSPHGGPREDALPGLLDLARGGPLPGLGKLLGLPR, via the coding sequence ATGCTGGCGCGCAAGAACCGGATCCAGCTGCTGGCCTTCGTGGTCATCGCCGCGGTGGCGGTGACCTACGCCGGGGTGAACTACGCGGGCCTGGACCGGTTGCTCGGCACGCGCGGCTACCTCGTCACCGCGCAGCTGGAGGACTCCGGTGGGATCTTCGTGAACGCGGAGGTCACCTATCGCGGGGTCGCGGTGGGCAAGGTGACGGCGATGCACCTGACCGAGGAGGGCGTCGCGGTCTCCATGGACATCGAATCCGAAGCCCCGCCCATTCCCGCCGACACCAGGGCCGCGGTGGCCAACCGGTCCGCGGTCGGGGAGCAGTACGTGGATCTGCGCCCGCGGCACGAGAACGGCCCGTACCTGACCGACGGCTCGGTGATCCCGGCCGCGCGCACCTCGATCCCGCCGTCCCCGGACACTGTGCTCGGCAACCTGGACCGGCTGGTATCCAGTGTGGACCCACAGTCGCTGCGCACGGTTGTGGACGAGACCTACGACGCCTTCGCCGACGCGGGTCCGGATCTACAGCAGCTGCTGGACAGCGCGGGCTCGTTCACCGCGGCCGCCACCGAGCACCTGCCGCAGACCAGGGCACTGCTGGCCGACGGCCGGATCGTGCTGGACACCCAGCAACGGCAGGCGGCCAACATCACCGAGCTGGCGAGCGGACTGCGCGAGATCGCCGCGCAGCTGAAGACCTCCGATCCGGACCTGCGCGCGGTGATCGACGAGGCGCCGAAACTCGGCAGGCAGGTCAGCGAGGTGCTGGCCACCTCGGGCACCGATCTCGGGGTGGTGCTGGCGAACCTGCTCACCACGGCGCGGATCACCAAGGTGCGGACCGACGCCATCGAGCAACTGCTGGTGGCCTACCCGGTGATCTCGGCGTTCAGCAAGTCGGTGACCTCCGGCGGGGAGGGGCATCTCGGGCTGGTGTTCAACCTGTTCGACCCGTTCTCCTGCACCAAGGGCTACGAGGGCACGAACCAGCGCCCGGCCAGCGACACCTCGGACGCCCCGCCGAACACCCAGGCCTACTGCGCGGAGCCGCCGGGCAGCGCGACCGGGGTGCGGGGTGCGCAGAACGCGCCGTACGCGGGCAAGCCGGTGCAGGTGCCGGACCAGCCGCGCAAGCCATCGCCGCACGGCGGCCCACGGGAGGACGCGCTACCCGGCCTGCTCGACCTGGCCCGTGGCGGCCCGCTGCCAGGGCTGGGAAAGCTGCTCGGGTTGCCCCGATGA
- a CDS encoding UDP-N-acetylmuramoyl-L-alanyl-D-glutamate--2,6-diaminopimelate ligase, which produces MFAPPRPDRIEPVPLTTLVARADARLIPDAQAAAPVETTVTGATLRAQHVLPGDLFAALPGARAHGADFAAEAIAAGAAAVLTDEAGAERAALRDAPVPVLVHPDPRGVLGSVAAWIYGEPSLQLNVLGVTGTSGKTTTVYLIESGLRAAGHLTGLIGTVETRIGGERLTSAFTTPEAPDLQALFAVMVEQGVTHVPMEVSSHALSLGRVNGTRFAVGAFTNLSQDHLDFHRDMEDYFAAKSLLFDGRSTAEVVVVDGAWGQALVTPHTITVATEPDAHASWYATEMRYATAGKQAFMLHGPEGLQVPATIPLPGAFNVANAVLAAAVLDAAGVPIEHIVDGLAAVEVPGRMERVYLGQPFTAVVDYAHKPAAVTLALQALRAGTEGRLITVLGCGGDRDTGKRPMMGEAAVRGSDLVIVTDDNPRSEDPASIRAAMLAGARTVSPAAGGEIIEIGDRREAITAAVERARPGDVVLVAGKGHETGQEVGGIVHPFSDRDELEAAIRDRLGADA; this is translated from the coding sequence GTGTTCGCGCCGCCACGACCGGACCGGATCGAACCGGTCCCGCTGACCACGCTGGTCGCCCGTGCGGACGCCCGGCTCATCCCGGACGCCCAGGCCGCCGCGCCGGTCGAGACCACCGTGACCGGCGCGACCCTGCGTGCCCAGCATGTGCTTCCCGGTGACCTCTTCGCCGCCCTGCCAGGGGCGCGGGCGCACGGCGCGGACTTCGCGGCCGAGGCGATCGCCGCGGGGGCCGCCGCGGTGCTCACCGACGAGGCGGGCGCCGAGCGGGCCGCGCTGCGGGACGCCCCGGTTCCGGTGCTGGTACACCCCGACCCCCGCGGCGTGCTCGGCTCGGTGGCGGCCTGGATCTACGGGGAACCCTCGCTCCAGCTGAACGTGCTCGGCGTGACCGGGACCTCGGGCAAGACCACCACGGTCTACCTGATCGAGTCCGGGCTGCGGGCCGCGGGCCACCTCACCGGGCTGATCGGCACTGTGGAGACCAGGATCGGCGGTGAGCGGCTGACCAGCGCCTTCACCACCCCGGAGGCGCCGGACCTGCAGGCGCTGTTCGCGGTGATGGTCGAGCAGGGCGTCACGCATGTGCCGATGGAGGTCTCCAGCCACGCGCTGTCCCTTGGCAGGGTGAACGGCACCCGGTTCGCGGTCGGGGCGTTCACCAACCTTTCCCAGGACCACCTGGACTTCCACCGGGACATGGAGGACTACTTCGCGGCCAAGTCCCTGCTGTTCGACGGCCGGTCCACCGCGGAGGTGGTGGTCGTGGACGGAGCGTGGGGCCAGGCGCTGGTCACCCCGCACACCATCACCGTGGCCACCGAGCCGGACGCGCACGCCAGCTGGTACGCCACCGAGATGCGGTACGCGACCGCGGGCAAGCAGGCCTTCATGCTGCACGGTCCGGAAGGGCTGCAGGTACCGGCCACCATCCCCCTTCCCGGCGCCTTCAACGTCGCCAACGCGGTGCTCGCCGCGGCCGTGCTGGACGCGGCGGGGGTGCCGATCGAGCACATCGTGGACGGCCTCGCCGCCGTGGAGGTCCCCGGGCGGATGGAGCGGGTCTACCTCGGCCAGCCGTTCACCGCCGTGGTCGACTACGCGCACAAGCCCGCCGCGGTCACCCTGGCACTGCAGGCGCTGCGGGCGGGCACCGAGGGCAGGCTGATCACCGTGCTCGGCTGCGGCGGGGACCGGGACACCGGCAAGCGGCCGATGATGGGCGAGGCCGCCGTGCGCGGCAGCGACCTGGTGATCGTCACCGACGACAACCCGCGCAGCGAGGACCCGGCCTCGATCAGGGCCGCCATGCTCGCCGGGGCCCGCACGGTCAGCCCGGCCGCCGGGGGCGAGATCATCGAGATCGGGGACCGCAGGGAAGCCATCACGGCGGCGGTCGAGCGGGCCCGCCCAGGGGACGTGGTGCTGGTCGCGGGCAAGGGACACGAGACGGGGCAGGAGGTCGGCGGGATCGTGCATCCCTTCTCCGACCGGGACGAACTGGAGGCCGCCATCCGCGACAGGTTGGGAGCCGACGCGTGA
- the murD gene encoding UDP-N-acetylmuramoyl-L-alanine--D-glutamate ligase has product MDLSGRRVLVAGAGVTGRSVAGALAAMGAEVTVTDGNAQRLAELEPLGVRLAAGLDTPPEGTSLVVTSPGWKPTAPLLARAAEAGIEVIGDVELAWRIGNTLPQPPVWLAVTGTNGKTTTVGMLAGILRAAGADAVACGNVGFAVLDAVLAGHRVLAVELSSYQLYWSSTLAPHASVVLNLAEDHLDWHGSLAAYAEAKGAIHERSGTVVHNVAEAASTRLADEHAPPGAARVGFGTGTPRPGELGVVEDLLVDRAFVADPATTAEQLGTLADIRPPGPHNVANALAAAALARAYGVPADAVGRGLAGYQPAAHRAVEVAEIGGVRYVNDSKATNPHAAAGSLRAYPGVVWIAGGQLKGASVDELVAEVAGRLRGAVLLGVDADVIGAALARHAPDVPVQRLPPGDDDPMTAAVSAASAMARPGDVVLLAPAAASLDLFRDYAQRGEAFVAAVHALAGPAAGRRHDGG; this is encoded by the coding sequence ATGGACCTGTCCGGACGCCGCGTGCTGGTCGCCGGTGCCGGGGTGACCGGCAGGTCGGTCGCCGGTGCCCTGGCCGCCATGGGCGCCGAGGTCACGGTGACCGACGGCAACGCGCAGCGGCTGGCCGAACTGGAGCCGCTCGGCGTGCGGCTGGCCGCCGGGCTGGACACCCCGCCGGAGGGCACCTCGCTGGTGGTCACCAGCCCCGGCTGGAAGCCCACCGCCCCGCTGCTGGCCCGCGCCGCCGAGGCGGGTATCGAGGTGATCGGCGATGTGGAGCTGGCCTGGCGGATCGGCAACACCCTGCCCCAGCCCCCGGTCTGGCTGGCCGTGACCGGCACCAACGGCAAGACCACCACCGTCGGCATGCTCGCCGGGATACTGCGCGCGGCCGGTGCGGACGCCGTGGCCTGCGGAAACGTCGGATTCGCAGTACTGGACGCCGTGCTCGCCGGGCACCGGGTGCTGGCCGTGGAACTGTCCAGCTACCAGCTGTACTGGTCGAGCACGCTCGCCCCGCACGCCTCCGTGGTGCTCAACCTCGCCGAGGACCACCTGGACTGGCACGGCTCCCTCGCGGCCTACGCCGAGGCCAAGGGCGCCATTCACGAGCGCTCCGGCACCGTGGTGCACAACGTGGCCGAGGCGGCCTCCACCCGGCTGGCCGATGAGCACGCCCCGCCCGGCGCCGCCAGGGTCGGCTTCGGCACCGGCACCCCCCGGCCGGGGGAGCTCGGCGTGGTGGAGGACCTGCTGGTCGACCGCGCCTTCGTGGCCGACCCTGCGACCACGGCCGAACAACTGGGCACGCTCGCCGACATCCGCCCGCCCGGCCCGCACAACGTGGCCAACGCGCTCGCCGCCGCCGCGCTGGCAAGGGCCTACGGGGTGCCGGCCGATGCGGTCGGCCGCGGGCTGGCCGGCTACCAGCCCGCCGCGCACCGCGCGGTGGAAGTGGCCGAGATCGGCGGAGTCCGCTACGTGAACGACTCCAAGGCGACCAACCCACACGCCGCGGCTGGTTCGCTGCGTGCCTATCCCGGCGTGGTGTGGATCGCGGGCGGGCAGCTGAAGGGCGCCTCGGTGGACGAGCTGGTCGCCGAGGTGGCAGGCAGGCTGCGTGGCGCCGTGCTGCTCGGGGTGGACGCGGACGTGATCGGCGCCGCTCTTGCGCGACACGCGCCGGATGTACCGGTCCAGCGCCTCCCGCCGGGTGACGATGATCCCATGACTGCGGCGGTGAGTGCGGCCAGCGCGATGGCGCGTCCTGGTGATGTCGTGCTGCTGGCGCCCGCTGCCGCCTCGCTGGACCTGTTCCGCGACTACGCGCAGCGCGGCGAGGCCTTCGTGGCCGCGGTGCACGCACTCGCCGGGCCCGCCGCTGGACGTCGACATGACGGTGGTTGA
- the mraY gene encoding phospho-N-acetylmuramoyl-pentapeptide-transferase, producing the protein MISILIAASVGLVVSILFTPYLIRLFSRQGFGQEIREEGPQGHRSKRGTPTMGGVAIIIAMVVGYFVAHIVDWLRGSTNDGPTASGLLVLFLAVALGIVGFLDDFIKIRKQRNLGLNKTAKTVGQLVVGITFAVLVVQFPDTNGLTPASQNLSYVRDLALIYFPLPVFIIFSVVVISAWSNVVNFTDGLDGLAGGAAAMVLATYVVISFWQARLSCAETPQAACYQVRDPLDLAVVAAAAAAGCVGFLWWNAAPAKIFMGDTGSLALGGLVAGLAMTTRTELLAIVIGGLFVVEGMSVVAQIAVFRTTRRRLFRMAPFHHHFELAGWAETTVIIRFWLLAAICCLFGLGLFYSEQLSVAGI; encoded by the coding sequence GTGATCAGCATCCTGATCGCCGCCTCGGTCGGCCTCGTCGTCTCCATCCTGTTCACCCCGTACCTGATCCGGCTGTTCTCCCGGCAGGGTTTCGGGCAGGAGATCCGCGAGGAGGGCCCGCAGGGGCACCGGTCCAAGCGCGGCACCCCGACCATGGGCGGGGTCGCGATCATCATCGCGATGGTGGTCGGCTACTTCGTCGCGCATATCGTGGACTGGCTGCGCGGCTCGACCAACGACGGCCCCACCGCATCCGGCCTGCTGGTCCTGTTCCTCGCGGTCGCGCTGGGCATCGTCGGTTTCCTCGACGACTTCATCAAGATCCGCAAGCAGCGCAACCTCGGGCTGAACAAGACCGCGAAAACCGTGGGCCAGCTGGTCGTCGGGATCACCTTCGCGGTGCTGGTGGTGCAGTTCCCCGACACCAACGGGCTCACCCCTGCCTCGCAGAACCTGTCCTACGTCCGGGACCTCGCGCTGATCTACTTCCCGCTGCCGGTGTTCATCATCTTCTCCGTGGTGGTGATCTCGGCCTGGTCGAACGTCGTCAACTTCACCGACGGCCTGGACGGTCTCGCCGGTGGCGCCGCCGCGATGGTGCTGGCCACCTATGTGGTGATCTCCTTCTGGCAGGCGAGGCTGAGCTGCGCTGAGACCCCGCAGGCCGCCTGCTACCAGGTGCGGGACCCGCTCGACCTCGCCGTGGTGGCCGCGGCCGCGGCCGCGGGCTGTGTCGGCTTCCTGTGGTGGAACGCCGCCCCGGCGAAGATCTTCATGGGGGACACCGGGTCGCTGGCGCTGGGCGGGCTGGTGGCCGGGCTGGCCATGACCACCCGCACCGAGCTGCTCGCCATCGTGATCGGCGGGCTGTTCGTGGTCGAGGGGATGTCCGTGGTCGCGCAGATCGCGGTCTTCCGCACCACCCGGCGCAGGCTGTTCCGGATGGCCCCGTTCCACCACCACTTCGAGCTGGCAGGCTGGGCGGAGACCACGGTCATCATCCGGTTCTGGCTGCTGGCCGCGATCTGCTGCCTGTTCGGCCTCGGGCTGTTCTACAGCGAACAGCTCAGCGTCGCGGGGATCTAG
- a CDS encoding MCE family protein → MAIETRTGRTLYSWLAIGCVIALVLATGMWWLVRDSGGTRLSAYFDKAVGLYAGSSVRVLGVPVGEITAVTPEGGQVRVDLLVDDGVQVPENAGAVVVSPSLVSDRYVQLTPAYDGGPAMPGGTVIPRERTETPAELDELYRSLNELSTSLGPDGANSDGALSGALDTLAANLDGNGKSLGDTAHRLAELSKTLENSEGDLFATVRNLQSFTTMLARSDKQLGEFYERLADVGGFLAEDSDDVGSALSALATSLNEVHGFVAENREALSSNVDKLAGITGVLVDQRAALAEVLDVGPTGMTNFINSYDAASGSIQIRYNPNEITHPLLTTLCRLVSAGTPEQLPDALGSLCDTIAKVVEGALDVPSLSDMLAAIQRGELPPLPLPLADAFSRDFGGGGQ, encoded by the coding sequence ATGGCGATCGAGACCCGCACCGGGCGCACCCTGTACTCCTGGCTGGCGATCGGCTGCGTGATCGCGCTGGTGCTGGCGACCGGAATGTGGTGGCTGGTACGCGACTCCGGCGGCACCCGGCTGTCCGCGTACTTCGACAAGGCCGTCGGGCTCTACGCCGGTTCCTCGGTGCGGGTGCTCGGCGTTCCGGTCGGCGAGATCACCGCGGTCACCCCGGAGGGCGGGCAGGTCCGGGTGGACCTGCTGGTGGACGACGGCGTGCAGGTCCCGGAGAACGCCGGTGCCGTGGTGGTGTCCCCGAGCCTGGTCAGCGACCGCTACGTGCAGCTGACCCCGGCCTACGACGGCGGGCCCGCGATGCCAGGCGGCACCGTGATCCCGCGTGAGCGCACCGAGACTCCAGCCGAGCTGGACGAGCTGTACCGCAGCCTGAACGAGCTGTCCACCAGCCTCGGTCCGGACGGGGCCAACTCCGACGGTGCGCTGTCCGGCGCGCTGGACACCCTGGCCGCGAACCTGGACGGCAACGGCAAGAGCCTCGGCGACACCGCGCACCGGCTGGCCGAGCTGTCCAAGACCCTGGAGAACTCCGAAGGCGACCTGTTCGCCACCGTGCGGAACCTGCAGTCGTTCACCACCATGCTCGCCCGCAGCGACAAGCAGCTTGGCGAGTTCTACGAGCGGCTGGCCGATGTCGGTGGTTTCCTCGCGGAGGACTCCGACGACGTGGGCTCCGCCCTTTCCGCGCTGGCCACCTCGTTGAACGAGGTGCACGGGTTCGTCGCGGAGAACCGCGAGGCACTTTCCTCTAATGTGGACAAACTGGCCGGCATCACAGGGGTGCTGGTGGACCAGCGGGCCGCGCTGGCCGAGGTGCTCGATGTCGGGCCGACCGGGATGACGAACTTCATCAACTCCTACGACGCGGCCTCCGGCAGCATCCAGATCCGGTACAACCCGAACGAGATCACCCACCCGCTGCTCACCACGCTGTGCCGCCTGGTCAGCGCGGGCACCCCGGAGCAGCTGCCGGACGCGCTCGGCTCGCTGTGCGACACCATCGCCAAGGTGGTGGAGGGCGCGCTGGACGTACCCTCGCTCTCGGACATGCTCGCCGCGATCCAGCGCGGTGAGCTGCCCCCGCTACCGCTGCCGCTTGCCGACGCGTTCAGCAGGGACTTCGGCGGAGGTGGCCAATGA
- a CDS encoding MCE family protein, translating into MSRLARIGVVTVLLLALGGCGESGFSGLYNTPLPGGADLGEHPYRITAQFADVLDLVPQAGVKVNDVPVGRVEKIELAPDTKSAIVTMAVHGKVELPANAAAELRQSSLLGEKFVELRAPGGERAHGRLGEGAHIPLARTNRNPEVEEVLGALSLLLNGGGIEQFQNIARELNKALSGNEAEIRALLSHVDTLATELDGHKGEIIRAIEGLNRLSSTMVQQTGHLTDALDNLAPGLRVVAEQRDQLVGMLQSLDELSGVAVDTVRQSKRQLVQNLRALRPTLTKLAEAGRNLPVALKILPTYPLPSAAGAVVKGDYANVRARLDLNLDSIFQNFTDSSQPPLQLPGTGPGTGQAPPAEDPQAPALPLPRTEPPATGGQESGPERQDPGLLGGLLGTLLGGA; encoded by the coding sequence ATGAGCAGACTTGCCAGGATCGGCGTGGTGACCGTCCTGCTGCTCGCGCTCGGCGGGTGCGGGGAGTCCGGTTTCTCCGGGCTGTACAACACCCCGCTGCCCGGCGGGGCGGACCTCGGCGAGCACCCGTACCGGATCACCGCCCAGTTCGCCGATGTGCTCGACCTGGTGCCGCAGGCAGGGGTGAAGGTGAACGACGTGCCGGTGGGCCGGGTGGAGAAGATCGAGCTGGCGCCGGACACGAAGTCGGCGATCGTGACCATGGCGGTGCACGGGAAGGTGGAGTTGCCGGCGAATGCCGCCGCCGAGCTGCGCCAGTCCAGCCTGCTCGGGGAGAAGTTCGTCGAGCTGCGTGCGCCCGGCGGCGAGCGGGCGCACGGGCGGCTGGGCGAGGGCGCGCACATCCCGCTGGCGCGGACGAACCGCAACCCCGAGGTGGAGGAGGTGCTCGGCGCGCTGTCCCTGCTGCTGAACGGTGGCGGGATCGAGCAGTTCCAGAACATCGCACGGGAGCTGAACAAGGCACTCTCCGGAAACGAGGCCGAGATCCGCGCGCTGCTGTCCCATGTGGATACCCTGGCCACCGAGCTTGACGGGCACAAGGGCGAGATCATCAGGGCGATCGAGGGCCTGAACCGGCTGTCCAGCACCATGGTGCAGCAGACGGGACACCTCACCGACGCGCTGGACAACCTCGCGCCCGGCCTGCGGGTCGTCGCCGAGCAGCGGGACCAGCTGGTCGGCATGCTGCAGTCCCTCGACGAGCTGTCCGGGGTCGCGGTGGACACGGTGCGGCAGAGCAAGCGGCAGCTGGTGCAGAACCTGCGTGCCCTGCGGCCCACGCTGACCAAGCTCGCCGAGGCCGGGCGGAACCTGCCGGTCGCGTTGAAGATCCTGCCGACCTACCCGCTGCCGTCCGCGGCAGGGGCCGTGGTCAAGGGGGACTACGCCAACGTGCGGGCCAGGCTGGACCTGAACCTGGACTCGATCTTCCAGAACTTCACCGACTCCTCGCAGCCGCCGTTGCAGCTGCCCGGCACCGGGCCGGGCACCGGCCAGGCGCCGCCCGCCGAGGACCCGCAGGCACCGGCGTTACCGCTGCCGCGCACCGAACCCCCCGCCACCGGCGGGCAGGAGTCCGGCCCGGAGCGGCAGGATCCCGGCCTGCTCGGCGGGCTGCTGGGCACCTTGCTGGGAGGTGCGTGA